The proteins below come from a single uncultured Dethiosulfovibrio sp. genomic window:
- a CDS encoding acyl-CoA carboxylase subunit beta: MAIKSIDELCNGLLEKRKQVSLGGGEKAIAKQKEKGKLTARERIDLLLDKGSFVEIDEYVEHRCHNFGMEKSVFPGDGVVTGWGTVEGRKVYVFSQDFTVLGGSLGEMHAKKICKVMDLALQNGAPVVGINDSGGARIQEAVDSLNGYGEIFYKNTQASGVVPQISVIVGPTAGGAVYSPALTDYIFMVNKTGIMHITGPAVIKAVTGEEVTSEELGGAMTHNSRSGNAHFFADDEAQCFNQIREVLGFLPSNNMCDAPLKKTSDSPNRAELDLRNIVPTNPNKAYDVRDVISKIVDDGKFVEVQPMWARNVVIGYASFGGQSVGIVANQANNMAGCLDIDNSDKASRFIRHCDAFNIPIVTLIDVPGYLPGKSQEWGGIIRHGAKLLYAYSEATVPLISVVLRKAYGGAYLGMCAKSLGADTVLAWPQAQIAVMGAEGAANIIFRKEISAAEDQQAMRQKKIDEYEVAFANPYQAASRGLVDKVILPEETRQEIILALQSNRTKRKSPPRKKHGVMPH, encoded by the coding sequence ATGGCAATCAAGTCAATCGACGAGCTGTGTAACGGGCTCCTGGAAAAGAGAAAACAGGTAAGTCTGGGCGGCGGAGAGAAGGCTATCGCCAAGCAGAAAGAAAAGGGCAAGCTCACCGCTAGGGAGAGAATCGACCTGCTTCTCGACAAGGGATCTTTTGTCGAAATAGACGAATACGTAGAACATCGTTGCCACAACTTCGGGATGGAAAAATCGGTTTTCCCCGGAGACGGTGTGGTTACAGGATGGGGTACCGTCGAGGGACGTAAAGTCTACGTTTTCAGCCAGGACTTCACCGTACTTGGAGGGTCTCTCGGGGAGATGCACGCCAAAAAAATCTGTAAGGTCATGGACCTCGCCCTTCAGAATGGAGCCCCTGTTGTCGGTATAAACGACAGCGGTGGTGCCAGAATACAGGAGGCTGTCGATTCCCTTAACGGATACGGCGAGATTTTCTATAAAAACACCCAGGCAAGCGGTGTTGTTCCCCAGATCTCGGTTATCGTAGGTCCCACCGCCGGTGGAGCTGTGTATAGCCCTGCTCTGACGGACTATATCTTTATGGTGAACAAGACCGGAATTATGCATATAACCGGCCCTGCGGTCATAAAGGCCGTAACCGGAGAAGAGGTCACCAGTGAGGAACTCGGCGGAGCTATGACCCATAACAGTCGCTCCGGAAACGCCCACTTCTTTGCCGACGATGAGGCTCAGTGCTTCAACCAGATCAGGGAGGTTCTCGGTTTCCTTCCCAGCAACAACATGTGCGACGCTCCTTTAAAAAAGACCTCCGACAGTCCCAACAGGGCGGAGCTGGATCTCAGAAACATCGTTCCGACAAACCCCAACAAGGCTTACGACGTCAGGGACGTTATCTCCAAAATAGTCGACGATGGCAAGTTTGTGGAGGTTCAGCCTATGTGGGCTAGAAACGTAGTGATAGGCTACGCCTCTTTCGGTGGTCAGTCTGTCGGTATCGTGGCCAACCAGGCCAACAACATGGCTGGTTGTCTTGATATCGACAACTCAGACAAGGCCAGCAGGTTTATACGGCACTGCGATGCCTTTAACATCCCTATAGTTACGTTGATCGACGTTCCCGGCTACCTGCCTGGAAAGAGTCAGGAATGGGGCGGAATCATTCGCCATGGAGCTAAGCTCCTCTACGCCTACAGCGAGGCTACCGTTCCCCTTATCTCCGTCGTACTTCGCAAAGCATACGGAGGAGCATACCTGGGTATGTGTGCCAAATCTTTAGGTGCGGACACCGTTCTGGCGTGGCCTCAGGCCCAGATAGCCGTTATGGGTGCAGAGGGTGCAGCCAACATCATCTTCCGCAAAGAGATCTCCGCCGCAGAGGATCAGCAGGCTATGAGACAGAAGAAAATCGACGAGTACGAGGTAGCCTTCGCTAACCCTTACCAGGCCGCCAGCAGAGGATTGGTCGATAAGGTCATCCTCCCGGAGGAAACCCGACAGGAGATCATCCTGGCCCTCCAGTCCAACAGGACAAAGCGTAAATCGCCTCCTCGAAAAAAACACGGCGTGATGCCTCACTAG